DNA sequence from the Alosa alosa isolate M-15738 ecotype Scorff River chromosome 2, AALO_Geno_1.1, whole genome shotgun sequence genome:
tgtgtgtgtgtacaaggagAGCATGGGTGGTGTATGGAATTTCTATAGTCAATGTAAAGATTACAAAAATGATTTAGTAGAAATACTTTGCTTGTATAGTGGAGGAACATGTTCAAAGCACACTGGCTGTCAGCCTCCCTTGTATCTTTCTTAGATACGGAGGCATGTCGCTGAACTTTGACTAACTTATCACAAACGCAGACAAAACCAGGACAGGTTTGGCGACACATATCTGTCACATACTTCAGATACACCATGGTAGATCACATCCTTCCACTGTTGAGAGAAAAATGGATAAGCAAAACAAAGCAGTTTTCAGCCTTCAGTAAACAGAGGAAAAGTCCAAGAACTTCAAAGCAGATCCAATCTAAGAACCAGGACATGTTTTTGTCTCTCTAACGCTGAATGATAATGCCTACAGGAGTAACAAAACCGAGTAAAAGGGAGAGTAGAGGGAGTGTTCAAAAGTGAAACAAAAAGGAACTCTGCTTTTAGTTCCATTCCACGTATGCAGATGATTCAGTTAACACACTAAGTTGTACTTTTCGCAAAAGTCTCTGACACTGCAACTGGTCAGTACTTGTCACATACCATTCTccaataaagtaaaataaagaTGAATTTACTGCTTTATGGCTCTGGGCTCAACTCAATTCTCTTGTGCAAGGCGCAAGTCGATTGGTATATGATGGCAGAGATGGATGATGCAGTGCACCAGTGAAGCCAACATAGGTTACAATACAATGCCAAAGGAAAGTCACCCCAAATAGGAAATCTTGGCAGACTGGGAGACATAGGTAGTAGCACTTACAGTGCACTCTTCACCTTCTTCACCACACTTGAGTAGGTGGACTAGAACTAGTTTAGCTGTGTTTACGCCCCTCCCAGATCTTAACTGTTGTACCGCAATTGTGTACGTTTCTTGGAATAAAAGGATCTGCTAACTGAATACATGAATACAACAGCAAATATGGGTGGCTAGCTCTAGTGCCTGAGCTCATAAAAAGGCTTAAGGCACTATATACTCCTCAAGACTTGGGCTTTGTTGTGAAATGTTAGAAAGGTTACATCCCAATTCCATTCAGCATGTGTGGGCCGGGTGCAACAATGAAGAGGGGTTTCCAAGCATCCGAATTCCAAATGGCAATGGCTGATAACTTTTCCTGCTTTGCCTTAATAGGGAAATGGGGAGGAAGCCAGATCTGATGAGAATAAAATCACACTGGCAAAGATGGCTTCCCCTGGGGAGTCAAACAGCTATTTCCAGCAGCAAGAAGACTAATATTCAAATCAAAAGAAACCATTACATTCCCCTACTGCAGACATGTGTGCTCTTCTGTGTCAGGCAGCCACAAAGTATAACTGTGGCTGCAAACACCAACAGGACCACTTCACTACATAACACCAAAGATGACCGATGGAAAGTCTCTTTCTATCAAGTGACTGTTCTCCACCCATTGAAACCGAGGCGCATTCTTGCTTCCTCCTACTCCTTCGCTGAAGCGCAGCGCCGGGAGGGGTGAGGCATCCCTCAGTCAGGAACACACAAGTCCCTAGGGGTCCCACTCGGCCACCGAGCCCCTGGCCAAAAGACTGCTTCAGACAGAACAACATTCCTCTTCAAGAGAAAATAAATTAAGCAATCAAGCTTCAGGGGAGAAGGTTGTtgtgttttctcttttcttttaagTTCTGACACAGGAGACAAAATGAGTCTAATTTGAAGTGACAAAGCAAGCAATTGGGGCCATTTTTACCCTTAAGGTTAAGGGTTGAATATTCAACAGGTGTTTAGGGGCCATATAGCCAGCATAATAAGAGATTGATTTATTCCTGTCCATTCCACCAGAGACATTTCCACTGATATTTATATTGTGCATTAGGCTACCAAGTATTTAATGGCACAATCACTCATTTCCACAAAACACATAGTCTACAGTCCATCACTTGACAGATGGGAGGATTtatagttttgtgtgtgaggaCCTCATGTGTTTTTTTACTAAAAATGTATATACAGGTATCATAACTTCCCCTGACACCACTGCGTAATGTCAAAAGCGTTTCGTACACATAATATGCTGCTTGTCTTAGGACATGTAGTCACAATGAAACACACTCCTAAGAACAATGGTTAGGCTATCAGTACATATTGTGGAAACACAACATTATCAAATCCGAATGGTTCACCGATATGGTTATGCTAGATGTCAGATGTCCTAATCAGAAAAGCAACGATAAACTCACCTTGTAAACTTTGCCAAACGCCCCGTCTCCCAATtctccaataatttcccatatGTCGTTTGGGTTAACATCCCGTCGTACATGCTCATATTGCTTTACTTTCTTTTTAACGTCGAGGGAAGACAGGCGTAGAATTTTACTAAATTTTGCGAAAGCCATTCTAAGATGAAGTTCACAAGTTCGAGTTAAAACTCTTTCTAAATGTCCAGTTTAAAGCGGTCTCTGACCGTACCATCCAGAAGATATCAATatcaagaaagaaaatagatatcaaagtaggctatttaagcagaGACGTCCAAGTTATTCAGCTAATTTCCACCGCTTAAAAATCCGatttaaaaacatgaaaaacaatCCATATTCGCACACATGACTTGTTCACCTCCGCATGTTGCCCACCTGCTGCAGGCGAACATCGAAGCGATTGATAACCTGTAAACTTGTCAGTACTGTGCAAGCCCCACCCTACAACTTGGCGCTACTCAAGGCAGTATGGGAAATGTAGTACCTATAGCCTAGACTATGAGATCCAAATACAAGTCGCTCGCTCGGATCCTGTTAGGAGATGGTGTAAGATGTGTTTAACCTAACAAGTGTGTGCGttcgcgcgcgcgcgtgtgtgtgtgtgtgtgtgttcgtgtgtgtgtgtgtgtccattaaaCAATTAGTCTCAACCAGTCTCAAAGCCTGTTGCTAACGGAATAAACATTTACAATCGTTCATTTAGCTAAAGGAAAACTATTGCCTTCATGTTCTGTTGCCTTCAGATTCTCTATTAATTCAAATTCCAATTCAGTCGAACTGGTACAAAATAAATTGTACTATACATCAATGGACTAAACTCCTTTTACTGTGACATTGGTCTTAAATATACCTATACAGTCCATTGTCCCTCCATATTTGCTTAACACCTCCACCTGGTGGTCATCGGTTGGGAGTACAGGAAtagcacatttttttccagaatctagagaaaagagaagaggggaggaaagaaaagaacagaagagaggaaaagagaagaaaaaagaagagaagacccCAGCATCAATTCAACATATAGCCTATTACACAATAATTCAGTTTTACAGCCTTTATTCGAGTTTTGCTGCCGCCCCTTGCCATGTCCAACACTATGGGGTAGCATGTTGGGAGATGCTGAGAAAACCATGACCAGATGGATGAGGCCATTCCCAGTACTGGCCAAGGTATCAGCGTAAACGCCTTTAGACTTTTTTGTATACGTTCCCAAAAACTCAGAAGTGTCCCACTCCATTTTTTCCAACTTGGCTGAATATTTGAATAAACAAGCCTGTTAAAACGGATGCTTTTGTCAATAAGGAGTGATACAGAACataatttgatattaaaatgtgTTTCTTATAAAACAAACTGGCATCAGAAGCAGCCAACATATTTTGGTTTTGGAAGGAAATCGGCTGACATTTATCTACACGGAATGATCAAGGTTTGGCTCTAAAAATGAAGTACTGTAAGCCTGCTTCAGAATGATGAGGCTGTTGAACCAAATCACTGTAAGTCAACATTACTGTATTTACTGTAGGCATACCTGCTACAGCATGTtgaggtagcctaggctatatttaaagaATACACTAGGACAATAACTTGTCTGATGTctatacaaaataaaataatctaCATAAATATTGAGCAAAAACAGAACTGAACAAAACATATCATGACATTATTGATTTATGATGTAATCGTTTGCGAATATGAAGGTTTGATCACAGCAAGAAGTGTGATAATCaagatgtgctctctctctctctctctctctctctctctatatatatatatatatatatatatatatatatatatatatatatatatataactctgtgtgtgtgtgtgtgtgtgtgtgtgtgtgtgcatgtgtgcatgtgttagatgatcgacaacaacacaacaacaacacaaatacTTGACCAGTCTTTATTTACAGTGAAAGCTAGAATGCATGCATTTAAAGAATACAAATGAATGCTGTGCATATATTCCAGTGATGAATATAgttgaattatttatttaagttatCTGTAAATCAAGCTCTTGCTAAGAAAATAGATATAAAGCCTTATTCTAAGCACAGGGACCTACTACATAGGCCTGATACTGAATTACAGTGATATGTTGAACTCCCATACAATCCTTTATTCCACCTTGTTTAACATTGCCACCTAGTGGTAGCTAATTGATCTCATAGTTGTCTCGACCAAACATACCATAtgaacatttttacatttcagtGGTAAATTTCAAGTTGCTGAACATATTGCTCACAATTACATGAATAATATTTGAATTTTAATTGTAGAATTGTTTCTATTATTTCTCTGAAATGAATGTGATAGAAAGCCTTTGCTGAAAACAGGATAACAAGAGAAATGTTTGGATCTCAAAAGAGTCACCATTTTAGGAAGTTCTTCTCCTCTCCAATGCTCCACAGTTATCAATTGTGAACACCAGGTCCTAAAAAGAGAGGACAATAAAACACAATAAACCTCTAAGCTGTAAAAAAAGAAGATGAATATGTAAAAGCCCAAAGACATTACAACTGCTGAGATTAAATATGGCTGTGTATCAATAGTAGTATTCCAATTCATTTCACGAATTATTTatgaattaatttatattatttcaGCCAAtaaaacttttttgttttgttttgtaataaaACATCTCTATTATCTCTGCTCAAGGAAATAAAAATATCTCTGAATATAAATACTTTATTCATAAATACCTTTGTGTATCAGGGCTCTATTTTTTTGCAATCACAATAGTTTTCCTTAAATTAAATCCATACACGGATCCAGGTAAACACACTCTTTAAAAAACTTTTTAATAGATGTGTTAGTCGAgatagatgtgtttgtgtgtgtgtgtgtgtgtgtgtgtgtgtgtgtgtgtgtgtgtgttctcctcacCCCATGACACCTCTGGGAGATGATCATGTGAAGCTGGCGTAACTTCATGCGCAGCTCCTGGACTTTGCGTGTGTACGCACAGCGTCTCTGCCGCATGCGCTCGATCATGGTCATGAAGCTAAGCATCGTCTCCATGATGCAAGCATTCTATGAAAACACGACATATAACTCACAGTCAAATAActcaagcacaaacacaagagGGGTAAGGAGAAGAACATCAAGGCGCCAGACTATGGGAAGGTTGACCATAGCTGCACATTAGGTCCTATTTCAACATGCAAAGTCATGTAATAAAGCAAAAATGAACCAAAGCAGCTCTAATAActtttcaaaatgatttttctAATCTAATGCCATGAGCAAGGTCCAAAGCGCAGGTATGAGTAAAACAAAGCCACATGACTCATGTGTAAGACACTTTGTCTGTTGCCTGACTATGGCCATTGTCCTTCAAAGAAATTGGGGTCCATAATCTCCATGATAAAACATTCTAGCAGAACACCTGTTCACTTTACATGTGTAAAGTATAGGAATGATTACGGTACTACTGAatgagaggtggtggtggagagtgtGGTGATTATTCACTTACTGACGTCAAGCATTATGATTGATGATAATGACACTGGACTCAAGCATATTTGCCATATTAGCACATAATGCTGTTAAAAACAGAGAGATATCGGAAGGGTATACTTACATGCACATCAATGTACAGGTACGGCATGTGGTCAGCACAATGACTCTACAAAACACACGAGAGAAACATTAGAGGAGATAAAGACCCAGCAACCACTTCTCAGATATCTTCTGTTTAATTTTAGTTCTATTCAGAGGAGCCTTACAGTTTCAGGGTCAGTCTTTAAGTCTGCCACACGCGCACTGACATCCCTCCCCATGTCCAGCACTTTGGAGTAGCATGTTGGTGGACTGGTCCAGTACGGTGGAGGGCTGCCTTGGACAAACGAGACGATGATCAAAAAGATGAGGCAGTTCCCAGTGCTGGCCATGGTGACTTTTCTAGATGGTTCCACAACATAAACGTCTTCACACATTTATATATAGTGTTCTCCCCAAAGACTCAGACACACCCACAACTTGGCGGGAATCAACTTGGTGGTGGATTTCTCAACCCCAAAAACAGATGCTTGTGTTAATTCATTTGAGATGCAATATTTCATTTGATAATGACAACAATATGTTCTTTATCAGCTAAGCTGGCTTCAGTTGCAGCCAACATATTTTGGTTTTGGAGTGAAACCTGCACATGGTGGACTGCTACATGAAATAAATCAGCAGGGgcatcaaaaccaaaatcaacAACAATTATAACAATTACAGTAGAGTGAACCTTTAAATATGTCTGTATCCATATGGCATGTGTAAGATCACCACAAACATTTTTGGAGAGGGTCATCCTTGAGGACTTCACACAGTCCAGCCTAATGGAGATCTCATTGAGATGTGACTCTTAGTGAAACCCTTTCAGTAGAAATTTACTACATACAGAACAGTGTCATAGCCAAAATGCCATGACAATGCAATATGACATGCTATTGTAAAACTATACCTATAGGGCTGGTTCCCCATACAGAGAACTTCAATGGAGATTTTCATTCAAAACACCTTTTAGTCTCTGACTATGCTTAATCAATGTATGGCAAATTGGTACAAAATATAACTGTAACCAAAAAACTGTAATTACAGCATATAATACCGCAGTAATGACGTTGTAAAACACTACATCTCATGACAATATCAAGACTTTGCTGGCGAGTTTAATCAgtgtaaataaaatgtattatggAGGGTGAATGGCTCTCTGGCGTCATAGTTGTTGCTTCATCTCCTCAAGTTAATTTGTTCCGCAAAACCCCAACTCTAACCCTAAGGGCCTTGAAGTAAACATCTGAGCTATGCTTTAGAACACCAACACAAGGTGTTCCCAAATACCATTAAAGCAAGAGAGTGTCAAAGCATCACATTTCTTCAACAAGTCACCACATGAGTCAAACAGTTCCAGCCTCTTTTAAATACAAATTATTGACATCATCCAACCTAGTTTCATAATGACTTTCTTATCCAAATGAAAAGGATTGTTTTCAGCAAGATTGAATGACACTCTGAATAGAGTCGTTTCAAGTCAGAAATGACTATACTGTAGGTGATCAACCCAGGGTCCAGTGCCTCTGTTATAACAACCAAAAACGGCTTTTATGTAAAACTTTGGCAGAGCCTTACCAGATACATCCTGTGAAAACCTGAACACAAGGTTTCACCATCAGTGAATCACACCGGATATCAAATTTTTCATATTGTATTTTCCCCCCCGTCTCTCTGGGTGTCCGTGAGACATGAGTCACCCGAAGGCCTCCTGAAGCCTCGCAATCagccaaaagagagagagagagagagagaaggcccaGCTGAGAACCGGCCATACACGGCTTCCGCCCGCCCCACTCCAATCACTTTCAATTACACTGAGCCGTCCCTCTCCCCGAGACACCGGGACTGAGATTGCACGCGGACCACGTAAGTTGGTCCCCCGCCCTGTGAAGAGCAGAGCCACTGACATGCCTCCCCCCTGGTCCCCTGGCTGGCTCTTGGGCCCCACATATATCATCCATACCTGATGCTGACGCGTCCCCCTCCTCAGATCTCCTATCTCAACCTGTCCGCTCCTCTTGGATCGTGGGAGGCAGCACGTTCATCCTGTTTGACAGGGAAGGAGGAGTGCCTGAATCCATTTTCATCAGTTCCCTACGGTTTGCCACTTAGCTGCCGGCCGGTGAGAGTTAGCCAGCAGCTTTGCAATCACTCTCCTCCATATTTAGACTGATGGGCCACCAAATGGTGTCTGACCGTAGCCCACCCCTCAGGTGGTCTTCATATGGAGGAAGGACAATGCACTCTATATGAGTGGGACTTTCCACCTAGGAATTGGACATGACTAAATCATTAGTCTTCCTGGTTTGTGCATCCTGGTGAAGTCCCATCATCATAGGGGTATCTTACTCCAAGGCTAACAAGAGCTAAACTTTCCCAGCCTGCTTCAGATTAAACTACATGCTACACATGAATTATTTAAGCTCTTAAGTAGTATAGTTGTGCTGGTAATAGACTGTAGACATAGATAGATTTTGCTGAGCTTTTAGAAGTACTAGGAGTCAAGTGATGTCTTACCTCAGGACGCTGGACATTCCCACAACAAATCTAGTCCAGCTACACAGCAGTGCTCAATGCCAAACCCTATAAAATATCTTTTAAACTAGATTTAAATCTGGCAGACCTCCACCTGATGCACATTACGAGGTCTCACATCTTCCTTTTGATGTTGCCCTCTACAAGCAGGAGAGGTTCTCAGGGCCATGTTGACCATGGGCACCTTCATAcagctaatagattatttataAAAGACCCATGAGAGCTGAATCCACAGAAGTgacttgtgtgtgagtggaagTGCACATATGGAGTGGGTTTAAAGGGTTTACAGAAGCCATACTGAATCTCATGGGACTCTGCTGAAAGCTCGGCGTCCACCAATCAAGTCTGACATGAAGTTTACACTGGGCTCAAGCAACTTAAACAATATGGTGTACTAAGAGAATATACAATCAGCATAAGGTAGAGATGAAATACAAGATCAAATTAACTAAATCACAGTGCTGAGATGTGTTTTGTGGATTTAAAGTGTTTGATTAACTTGTTCTTTGAGACCAACGTCAGCTCAGCTGTGGCTTGTTTAATGATAAACATTACCCACAAGGTGGCAATACACTCACCAACCAGTTACTGTTcaccagtgctctctctctctctctctgtctgtgtgtgagagagggagacacacacacacacactttagatagatagatagatagatagatagatagatagataggcctactttattgatcctcatggggaaattcaagatttgaATATTTGATTCAGTATTTGAATAATACTGTCTAACCTTGAGAGAATAATGCTTAGAGCCCCAGTAGTGAAATAATTGCATATTAAAAAAGATAATCACTCTGTATTTTCACACTATAAAAAGCATAGGCTCATCATGAAAGAGGACAGTGACCGTGCAGCAAAGTGTCATTGTTGTTAATACTGTGATAAATGCGCTGGGTGTGGGCTCTAATGATCCAATCTCAAAGAGTAGCCTAGCCCTTGTTGTGCCAGGTTTGTGATCTCATTGTGTTTAAATGACAGCCACAACTCCAAGATGGATGACACAAACAACTATGATTTTGGCATGTCCCCCCTGTTCGGCAGAAGTAGCAGCGTAAGCAGATCTGGCTAATCTGATGACCTTGAGCCACTCAATTAAGACTCAGTCCTAATGGATGAAAGCACTTTATGATGCCATTAGTTATTGTCTCCCCTTTTGGCTGGTGTGAAAAACATGTCTTAGCAATAGATTAGTAGTTAATGAAAGGGTATATTAAACTAGCAAGTTAGTTTATCAGGCTATAGTTGTTAAAAGAAGTTGTGTTTATCCGTTACATTGATTAAACTATTTAAATGCTGTTGACGTCACATTAACTATATAGGTTAGACAAcagtcaattcaatcaataacaATTAATCCATAACTATATTTGCAAAACTTCAACCAGTgtcattaaaaagcaaaacacctCAAACTGAAATGAGGTAAATCCATATTATAGGTTTATTGAATGGCCTACATCTAATAGATAGGCATATAGCCTATACTATGACGTTTTTCAACACATTAAATGTTAGACTGCATGCATTGAAAGCTTTTCTATTACTATTACAGATGGGAAATTGCTGGTCATTTCACCTAGTAAGCGCCTGAAATCAGGTAAATATGCCAGTGTGCCTTGATGTGCTGCTACGTTAAACAAATTAGACACCCCTGAATGGCTTTCCACTCCCTTGCATTGCCAAATTCTGAGTGACTTTCAGCACACGCAGCGTACACCAGTCAGGGGAGAGACGACTCCATCCATCTGAGGCTAGCGTATATCGTCAGCTCTTTCACCATCTGCCTATCTTGCGCATAATACGAACGTTTGGCGTAGTGTGTTTTTCGGGGTTGCAATCATTTTGTGCAAACAGTTCACGAAATTCGAGAACTTGCTTCTCACTCACGTTACAGTCGATACCAACCGTGCACCTCTCACCGGCAGCCAGTCCCCACTGCTCGCCTGTGCCAGGTGTCTAGAGGCTAACGTGCAAGGATGTTAGTTCGGCTCTGTGTGTGATCTACACATTGAACCTTCAACTCGAAAATACCTGCATAAACGGTAGGTAGTGGTTTGTTTGAGTGCCCGGTGGCTTTTTGGCACACAGTGTGAATTTTACCACAGAATCCACAGCAATATCATTGCCCTCCTGTCGACTCGGCATTGCGGTTTCGGTCATCACTTCTGGCTTGACGTGAAGTTCGGTAGAACATTTCAGTTAAAATAATTTGGGGGTAAAGGACTGTCACCTAGGACGCTTGTTTGGTCAGCTAGGATGCATGGGTATCGACTATTAGATGCGCAGTAAGTTTTTTGTAAGATTGAAGATGTAAGACGTCCTTACTTTCTTCGTTTACATGAGTATAAAATAAAGACATTTAATTCCTGAAATGAGGCGTAGCTACCTCATTTCAGCTATGGGCAGGTGACCATTACAGACCGACACAACTGAAAAACAGTTAGACTCGATGCAGGTGTAATCATCATAATGTAGCTATTGTCTGTCATGCTGCGCCTACCCAGAAGTCCTTGGTAAGAAATTCCTCCTAAAACCTGTCTAAACTTTCTGCTTTGGTTTCATCGATCTAAGCGGCGTTCCCTGGACTCCTTTGATGTATTGCATTAACAGTGGAATGACAAACGATAAATCAAACAGAAGAGAGAGCACGTTGTGGTGCTCTCCTCCAGTTTCATTCTCTTTTGGAAAGCACATGTCGGTGTAATCCATCACGGTCTCGCTGcagtgtgcgcgcgtgtgtgtgagcgagtgtttGCGCGTGTTATGATATCACAGCGGATGGAGGACTAAATTGATGATTGAGATTGAAGGCCGGGCGTCCCGGGTGCTCTTGACTCATACAGGTAGATTGGACGAGGAAAACCAGGGGAGTTTCCTGCTGGCTATGTCTCAGGCTCTGGAGCCAAGAACTCCATGGTGAACTGAGGGACCACAGGCACATCCAGTCATGGGGCTCGGACAGTCCAGTAAGGCGCCCACGGCGGAGGACACTGAGGAGGGTGAGTAACAGGCAGCAACATGGCAGTCACCATGAAAGGAGAAAAATAGGCGTCACATCACTCCAGAAATATGTCATATAGTGTTGCAGTGGTTTTCATTTAATCTTAAG
Encoded proteins:
- the zmp:0000001268 gene encoding CYTL1 domain-containing protein produces the protein MASTGNCLIFLIIVSFVQGSPPPYWTSPPTCYSKVLDMGRDVSARVADLKTDPETSHCADHMPYLYIDVHNACIMETMLSFMTMIERMRQRRCAYTRKVQELRMKLRQLHMIISQRCHGDLVFTIDNCGALERRRTS